From the genome of Mugil cephalus isolate CIBA_MC_2020 chromosome 2, CIBA_Mcephalus_1.1, whole genome shotgun sequence, one region includes:
- the LOC125003630 gene encoding histone H4, producing the protein MSGRGKGGKGLGKGGAKRHRKVLRDNIQGITKPAIRRLARRGGVKRISGLIYEETRGVLKVFLENVIRDAVTYTEHAKRKTVTAMDVVYALKRQGRTLYGFGG; encoded by the coding sequence ATGAGTGGAAGAGGAAAAGGCGGCAAAGGTCTCGGTAAGGGAGGCGCCAAGCGTCATCGCAAAGTTCTCCGTGATAACATCCAGGGAATCACCAAGCCCGCTATCCGCCGTCTGGCTCGCCGTGGTGGAGTCAAGCGTATCTCCGGTCTGATCTACGAGGAGACCCGCGGTGTGTTGAAGGTTTTCCTGGAGAACGTCATCCGTGATGCCGTCACCTACACCGAGCACGCCAAGAGGAAGACCGTGACTGCCATGGATGTGGTCTATGCTCTCAAGAGGCAGGGACGTACTCTCTACGGTTTCGGAGGTTAA
- the LOC125003626 gene encoding histone H2A-like — protein MSGRGKTGGKARAKAKTRSSRAGLQFPVGRVHRLLRKGNYAERVGAGAPVYLAAVLEYLTAEILELAGNAARDNKKTRIIPRHLQLAVRNDEELNKLLGGVTIAQGGVLPNIQAVLLPKKTEKPAKK, from the coding sequence ATGAGTGGCCGCGGAAAAACCGGAGGAAAAGCCAGAGCAAAGGCAAAGACCCGCTCTTCTCGTGCAGGGCTCCAGTTCCCAGTGGGCCGTGTTCACAGGCTGCTGCGCAAAGGCAACTATGCGGAGCGTGTTGGTGCCGGCGCCCCCGTCTACCTGGCGGCTGTGCTGGAGTACCTGACCGCTGAGATCTTGGAGTTGGCTGGAAACGCTGCCCGCGACAACAAGAAGACCCGTATCATCCCCCGTCACCTGCAGCTGGCTGTCCGCAACGACGAGGAGCTCAACAAGCTCCTCGGCGGAGTCACCATTGCTCAGGGCGGTGTGCTGCCCAACATCCAGGCTGTTCTTCTGCCCAAGAAGACCGAGAAGCCCGCCAAGAAGTAA